A region of Prochlorococcus marinus subsp. pastoris str. CCMP1986 DNA encodes the following proteins:
- a CDS encoding DUF6554 family protein translates to MKGHKKIRFIFPLVAMYVPLLLLAPKAIAGSFGAEIFCTMRDGGNDHESSWQAAYSYIKKQKGGIFKTSPKQAAGQIIETVVRERDKFSYCVEFLDQLHPDRKLQLENDRKEKRRKKEELLQDKENEDYSKETFDRYSY, encoded by the coding sequence ATGAAAGGGCATAAAAAGATAAGATTCATTTTTCCTTTAGTTGCAATGTATGTTCCATTACTATTATTGGCCCCTAAAGCAATTGCAGGTTCCTTTGGAGCAGAAATATTTTGTACAATGAGAGATGGGGGGAATGACCATGAAAGCAGTTGGCAAGCAGCTTACAGTTATATTAAGAAACAAAAAGGGGGTATTTTTAAGACCTCTCCAAAGCAGGCCGCCGGGCAAATTATTGAAACAGTTGTAAGAGAAAGAGATAAGTTTTCTTATTGTGTTGAATTTTTAGATCAACTTCATCCTGATAGAAAGCTACAATTAGAAAACGATAGAAAAGAAAAAAGGCGAAAAAAAGAAGAACTTTTGCAAGACAAAGAAAATGAAGACTATTCCAAAGAAACCTTTGATAGGTATAGCTATTAA
- the pdxA gene encoding 4-hydroxythreonine-4-phosphate dehydrogenase PdxA translates to MNNQSNDNEDKFKIIISVGDESGIGPEIILKALFSKEIPYNLDFIIVGSKNNLENTYKNLKSLGIKNIVDPNNYQIHDIQIPFEINKQKKSNGNASFFYLKKAIEIVQKYTNAALVTGPICKKSWSLAGHNYSGQTELLAETCQVKDVGMLFTAKSPITGWRFNTLLATTHIPLCDVPKKLSTQLIHTKLDLFAKFCKTYVNKPLLKVAGLNPHAGEEGILGSEEKDWIKNAVTTWGNQNKGVHVSGPISPDTCWNSSSKAWRDKTAPTHDGILAMYHDQGLIPIKVIALNYSVNTTIGLPFIRTSPDHGTGFDIAGKGIAQSQSMVEAIKAAFDLTKDSRLFNAH, encoded by the coding sequence ATGAATAATCAAAGCAATGATAATGAAGATAAATTTAAAATTATCATAAGCGTTGGAGACGAGTCAGGCATCGGACCTGAAATTATTTTGAAAGCTCTTTTTTCTAAAGAAATACCATATAATCTTGATTTTATAATTGTTGGATCAAAAAATAATCTAGAAAATACTTATAAAAATCTTAAATCTTTAGGAATCAAAAATATTGTAGATCCTAATAATTACCAAATACATGATATTCAAATTCCGTTTGAAATAAATAAACAAAAAAAAAGTAATGGTAATGCAAGTTTCTTTTACTTGAAAAAAGCTATTGAAATTGTTCAGAAGTATACAAATGCAGCACTAGTTACTGGACCTATTTGTAAAAAGTCATGGTCTTTAGCAGGCCATAATTATTCAGGTCAAACAGAATTATTAGCAGAAACTTGTCAGGTTAAGGATGTCGGTATGTTATTTACAGCTAAATCTCCAATCACTGGTTGGAGATTTAACACCTTATTGGCAACTACCCATATACCTTTATGCGACGTACCAAAAAAATTATCTACACAACTAATTCATACAAAATTAGATTTGTTTGCAAAATTTTGCAAAACCTATGTCAATAAACCCCTTCTAAAAGTCGCTGGATTAAACCCTCATGCTGGTGAAGAAGGCATATTAGGAAGTGAGGAAAAAGATTGGATTAAAAATGCGGTTACTACCTGGGGTAATCAAAATAAAGGAGTTCATGTATCAGGTCCTATTTCTCCTGATACTTGCTGGAATTCATCTTCAAAAGCATGGAGAGATAAAACAGCTCCAACACATGATGGAATTCTTGCTATGTATCATGATCAGGGATTAATTCCAATTAAAGTTATAGCCCTTAATTACTCAGTTAATACAACTATTGGTTTACCTTTTATCAGAACATCTCCTGATCATGGAACTGGATTTGATATTGCAGGAAAAGGTATAGCCCAATCTCAAAGTATGGTTGAAGCAATAAAAGCAGCTTTTGATTTAACTAAAGATTCAAGACTGTTTAACGCGCATTAA
- a CDS encoding SDR family oxidoreductase has product MTNLSSPITAKNKFLIFGGGFSGDYFAKSIRKLGCIALASSRSISNEPNSFIFNSEDNSIPEDSIFEGATHILSCIPPDKNGNDPVLKRLKNKIKKLSLKWVGYLSTTGVYGNTHGDWVCEEDQPNPFQERSQRRLNCEREWINSNLPIQIFRLPGIYGPGRSTLEAIRTKKIKVIDKENQVFSRIHVADIANAIIYLIQNKNNLDFHQIINIADDEPCSQIEVIRYSYQLLGLEMPKKILFEEAKKDLSPIAQSFWKENRRVSNKLLCKKLGYKLIYKNYKAGLNNCLLKLNHE; this is encoded by the coding sequence ATGACCAATTTATCAAGTCCCATTACAGCAAAAAATAAATTCCTAATCTTTGGAGGAGGTTTTAGCGGAGACTATTTTGCAAAATCAATCAGAAAACTAGGCTGCATAGCATTAGCAAGTTCTCGATCTATTAGTAATGAGCCAAATAGTTTTATTTTTAATAGCGAAGATAATTCAATACCTGAAGATTCAATCTTTGAGGGAGCAACTCACATTCTTAGTTGTATACCTCCAGATAAAAATGGTAACGACCCTGTATTAAAGAGGCTTAAAAATAAAATTAAAAAGTTATCTCTAAAATGGGTTGGATATCTCTCTACTACTGGTGTTTATGGCAACACCCATGGTGATTGGGTGTGTGAAGAAGATCAACCAAATCCTTTTCAAGAAAGAAGTCAAAGGAGATTAAATTGTGAAAGAGAATGGATTAATTCAAATTTGCCAATACAAATTTTCAGATTACCTGGTATTTATGGTCCAGGGAGGTCAACTTTAGAAGCTATTAGAACAAAAAAAATCAAAGTGATAGATAAAGAAAATCAAGTCTTCTCAAGAATTCATGTCGCTGATATTGCAAATGCAATTATTTATTTAATACAAAATAAAAATAATTTGGATTTTCATCAAATAATTAATATCGCAGATGACGAGCCTTGCTCACAAATTGAAGTCATAAGATATAGCTACCAATTACTTGGATTAGAAATGCCCAAAAAAATATTATTTGAAGAAGCTAAAAAAGATTTATCGCCAATCGCCCAATCTTTTTGGAAAGAAAATAGAAGAGTTTCAAATAAATTATTATGTAAAAAATTAGGATATAAACTTATTTATAAAAACTACAAAGCAGGATTAAATAATTGCCTATTAAAATTAAATCATGAATAA
- the efp gene encoding elongation factor P: protein MISSNDFRTGTTIEIDGQVWRVVEFLHVKPGKGSAFVRTKLKSVRNGNVVEKTFRAGESVQQAVLEKSNLQHTYVESGDYVFMDMISFEETRLSSDQIGRGSKYLKEGMEVNVIFYKDKVLEVELPISITLKVTETDPGVKGDTASGGTKPAILETGAQVMVPLFISVGEMIKVDTRNDSYLGRDN, encoded by the coding sequence ATGATTTCCAGTAACGATTTTCGCACAGGTACTACCATCGAGATAGATGGACAAGTTTGGCGTGTAGTAGAATTCCTACATGTCAAGCCTGGTAAAGGTTCTGCTTTTGTGCGAACAAAATTAAAATCAGTTCGAAACGGTAATGTAGTCGAAAAAACTTTTCGAGCTGGAGAATCAGTACAACAAGCTGTTCTCGAAAAGTCTAACCTGCAACATACTTATGTGGAGTCAGGAGATTACGTTTTTATGGATATGATAAGTTTTGAAGAAACAAGACTCTCCTCTGATCAAATCGGTAGAGGTTCAAAGTATTTGAAAGAAGGTATGGAGGTTAATGTGATTTTTTATAAAGATAAAGTTTTAGAAGTTGAACTTCCAATCTCTATAACTTTAAAAGTTACAGAAACAGATCCTGGAGTTAAAGGAGATACTGCAAGTGGGGGTACTAAACCAGCTATTCTTGAAACAGGTGCTCAAGTTATGGTTCCTTTGTTTATTTCTGTAGGAGAAATGATTAAGGTCGATACCCGTAATGATAGTTATCTTGGACGTGACAACTAA
- a CDS encoding AbrB family transcriptional regulator: protein MSNINLIYYLIAGSAFGALAIKTGIPAAPLAGALIGASVLGISGKVEPAVWPNGTRTILEIGIGTVIGTSLTKDSLVELQTLWKPAILITFTLIITGLAIGLWTSRLLNVDIITTILGAAPGGISGMSLVGTEYGVGAAVATLHAVRLVTVLLILPLVVKMLNLFGIIKS from the coding sequence ATGTCGAATATAAATCTTATTTATTATTTAATTGCAGGGTCAGCTTTTGGGGCACTTGCTATAAAAACAGGCATACCTGCAGCTCCACTTGCAGGGGCTTTAATTGGTGCAAGTGTTTTAGGCATCAGCGGAAAAGTTGAACCTGCCGTGTGGCCAAATGGTACAAGAACCATATTAGAAATAGGCATTGGTACTGTTATTGGAACAAGCTTAACGAAGGACTCATTAGTTGAATTACAAACTTTATGGAAGCCTGCAATTTTAATCACATTTACACTAATAATTACTGGCCTAGCGATTGGTTTATGGACTAGCAGATTACTTAATGTAGATATAATCACGACAATTCTTGGTGCTGCTCCAGGAGGGATAAGTGGTATGAGTTTAGTCGGTACAGAATATGGAGTAGGGGCAGCAGTTGCAACTCTTCACGCAGTTAGATTAGTTACTGTTCTTTTAATTCTGCCACTGGTTGTAAAAATGCTCAACCTATTTGGAATAATAAAATCTTAA
- a CDS encoding transcription factor TFIID, which yields MQTLIQPEVKLNIVGFDNSNFQVKEKLNYSKSCLDFKFYQKLFAIFLVSCAFLIFPESPQDSEILCKKYQSTKACMVW from the coding sequence ATGCAGACTTTAATTCAGCCTGAGGTAAAACTAAATATAGTTGGTTTTGATAATTCCAATTTTCAAGTTAAAGAAAAATTAAATTATTCAAAATCTTGTTTAGATTTTAAATTCTATCAAAAATTATTTGCAATATTTTTAGTATCTTGTGCATTTTTAATATTTCCTGAATCTCCACAAGATTCAGAAATTTTATGCAAAAAATATCAATCTACAAAGGCTTGTATGGTCTGGTAA
- a CDS encoding HNH endonuclease produces MHYNDAVFLEDLCPKFRLRQWRKSIHTFTGKSCIYCGKPSESIDHVLPRSQGGLSTTENCVPACLSCNGDKSDDNALYWYRKQKFYDPRRAMAIRAWLDGDLRLALRLLQWANPTFMSKKNKNYEFDNDEYNAA; encoded by the coding sequence ATGCACTATAATGATGCTGTCTTTTTAGAAGATTTATGCCCTAAATTCAGATTAAGGCAATGGCGAAAATCAATTCATACATTTACGGGAAAAAGTTGCATATACTGCGGAAAACCTTCAGAATCCATTGACCATGTACTTCCTAGAAGCCAAGGAGGTTTGAGTACAACCGAAAATTGTGTTCCAGCATGCTTATCATGCAACGGCGACAAATCAGATGATAATGCTTTGTATTGGTATAGAAAACAAAAATTTTATGATCCTAGAAGAGCTATGGCTATTAGAGCATGGTTAGATGGTGATCTGAGATTAGCTTTAAGATTATTACAATGGGCAAATCCTACCTTTATGAGTAAAAAAAATAAAAATTACGAGTTTGATAATGATGAATATAATGCCGCGTAA
- the accB gene encoding acetyl-CoA carboxylase biotin carboxyl carrier protein — translation MAMKLDHDDLDRLIEKISTSDIQEFSLEGEDFKLEIKRNLFDQNHLINNSTKNNSLEKQIITSQSTSTDNITLTSNPEVSQVAPPGRSDLTDITSPMVGTFYRAAAPGEDPFVDLGSNITIGQTICILEAMKLMNEIESEFNAEIVEILVENGTPVEFGQVLMRVKQS, via the coding sequence ATGGCTATGAAATTAGATCATGATGACCTAGATCGCTTGATAGAAAAAATTTCTACAAGTGATATTCAAGAATTTTCTCTAGAAGGGGAAGATTTTAAACTTGAAATAAAAAGAAATTTGTTTGATCAGAATCATTTAATTAACAATTCGACAAAAAACAATTCTTTGGAGAAGCAAATAATTACTTCTCAATCAACATCAACAGATAATATTACCCTGACAAGTAACCCTGAAGTATCTCAGGTGGCCCCTCCAGGGCGCTCAGATCTTACAGACATTACTTCCCCTATGGTTGGAACGTTTTATAGGGCTGCGGCTCCAGGAGAGGACCCATTTGTTGATTTAGGAAGTAATATTACTATTGGGCAAACGATTTGTATACTTGAAGCTATGAAGTTGATGAATGAAATCGAATCAGAGTTTAATGCTGAAATTGTAGAAATACTTGTTGAAAATGGAACACCAGTAGAGTTTGGACAAGTATTAATGCGCGTTAAACAGTCTTGA